In Solanum pennellii chromosome 7, SPENNV200, the following are encoded in one genomic region:
- the LOC107024078 gene encoding NECAP-like protein CG9132, translated as MEKEKKLTEGTSEIEEPIEVPLFQVPECYVYLIPPRKSASSYRADEWNVNKWAWEGTLKVLSKGEECIIKLEDKETGELYARAFLRDGEPHPVEAVIDSSRYFVLRIEENIGGRLRHAFIGIGFRERPEAYDFQAALHDHQKYLNKKKTAEEMEQQYQKSSSVDYSLKEGETLKLQIKNKPGGTIRSKFFEQGLNNLSLEEKANRKDSTILLKPPPPPPAPLSPVATDARSPPVSPSKLSLEQSAETKDSATTKEEPDTSESAKEQGPQDVADDDFGDFQAAG; from the exons AtggagaaagaaaagaaattaacagAAGGCACCTCAGAAATCGAAGAACCCATTGAAGTTCCTCTATTTCAAGTCCCTGAATGTTATGTTTACTTG ATCCCTCCAAGGAAAAGTGCATCTTCATACAG GGCTGATGAGTGGAATGTTAATAAATGGGCATGGGAGGGTACATTAAAGGTTTTAAGCAAGGGAGAAGAGTGCATCATCAAATTGGAAGACAAGGAAACAG GTGAATTGTATGCGCGTGCATTTCTCAGAGATGGGGAACCACATCCAGTGGAGGCTGTAATTGATAGTAGCAG ATACTTTGTTCTTCGGATTGAAGAGAACATCG GTGGACGCCTCAGACATGCTTTTATTGGCATTGGATTTCGAGAAAGACCTGAAGCCTATGACTTCCAAGCTGCTCTTCACGACCATCAGAA ATACCTGAATAAGAAAAAAACCGCAGAAGAGATGGAGCAGCAATACCAGAAATCCTCATCAGTCGACTACAGTTTGAAAGAGGGGGAAACCCTGAAACTTCAGATAAAGAAT AAACCTGGTGGCACCATAAGGTCCAAGTTCTTCGAGCAGGGTCTAAATAATCTATCGCTGGAGGAAAAGGCCAACCGAAAGGATTCAACAATATTACTCAAGCCACCACCACCTCCTCCCGCACCACTTTCACCTGTTGCTACTGATGCAAGGTCTCCCCCAGTATCACCGTCTAAACTGAGTCTCGAGCAATCTGCTGAAACAAAGGACTCAGCAACAACGAAAGAGGAGCCAGATACATCAGAATCAGCTAAAGAGCAAGGTCCACAAGATGTTGCAGATGATGACTTTGGAGATTTTCAAGCAGCTGGATGA
- the LOC107025705 gene encoding ABC transporter G family member 10-like produces the protein MEILPVKTSDDGYKIEARNLSYKLPPKYNEFKWIGKKLANNNKASSTYILRNVSCEAKPGEITAVVGPSGAGKTTLLDILAGNVGPSCVSGHVLVNDQPMKPANFRRISGYVTQDEALFPLLTVEETLMYSARFRLRAGDDKANDRVKNLLNELGLDHVAGLKVGSESSRTISGGEKRRVAIGVELVHDPAVVLLDEPTSGLDSASAFHVMHMLKSMAKNHGKTIVLTIHQPGFRILELFDKAVLLSNGFVLHNGSLHLLEEKLKSTGHFIPHHVNVLEFAMDITDSLAECLHSGDQSDIEKCETEQESDNMLNKNTNKEVLYSNSPLKEVLILSQRFCRNIFRTKQLFLAKVIQALLVGLILGSIFFNAYNSNTKNLELQSQVGFFAFSLTFLLSSNTEALPIFLEERRILMRETSRGAYRISTYNIANTIVFLPFLFIVSLLYAIPVYWLVGLKYEFSAFAYYTLVSWMIFAMGNSFVAACSALVPNFLLGMSFIGCLIGAFFLFSGYFISKESIPMFWLFVHYLSLFKYPFECFLINEYGGESGKLKCIQKVDGVCLMYGEQLLTRYGLEESQKWSNIAIMLSFIFCYRFLCFLILWYRSIRNKC, from the coding sequence ATGGAAATTTTACCTGTGAAGACATCAGATGATGGATACAAAATTGAAGCTAGAAATCTTTCCTATAAATTACCTCCTAAATATAATGAGTTTAAATGGATAGGCAAAAAGTTGGCTAACAACAACAAGGCTAGTAGTACTTATATACTAAGGAATGTGAGTTGTGAAGCCAAACCTGGAGAAATTACAGCAGTTGTTGGTCCAAGTGGCGCGGGAAAAACGACGTTGTTGGATATTCTAGCAGGAAATGTTGGTCCATCATGTGTTTCTGGTCATGTTCTTGTTAATGATCAGCCTATGAAGCCTGCAAATTTCAGGAGAATATCAGGCTATGTGACACAAGATGAGGCTTTATTCCCTCTTCTTACTGTTGAAGAGACTTTGATGTATAGTGCGCGGTTCAGGCTACGTGCAGGGGATGATAAGGCCAATGATAGAGTGAAAAATCTGTTGAATGAGCTTGGTTTGGACCATGTTGCTGGTTTAAAAGTTGGGAGTGAATCAAGTAGGACTATTTCAGGTGGTGAGAAGCGTAGAGTGGCGATTGGAGTTGAATTAGTTCATGATCCAGCTGTTGTTCTGCTCGACGAACCAACTTCAGGTCTTGATTCTGCTTCAGCTTTTCATGTAATGCATATGTTAAAATCAATGGCTAAGAATCATGGTAAGACAATTGTACTTACCATCCATCAGCCTGGTTTTCGAATTCTTGAACTTTTCGATAAAGCTGTGTTGCTGTCAAATGGCTTTGTACTTCACAATGGTTCTTTGCATCTTCTTGAAGAGAAACTTAAGTCCACAGGACATTTCATTCCTCATCATGTCAATGTTCTTGAATTCGCTATGGATATAACAGATAGCCTTGCAGAATGCCTGCATTCTGGAGATCAAAGTGACATTGAAAAATGTGAAACAGAACAAGAAAGCGATAATATGCTTAACAAAAACACCAATAAGGAAGTTCTATACTCCAATTCTCCACTGAAAGAAGTACTAATTCTCAGCCAGAGATTCTGCAGGAACATTTTCAGGACAAAACAACTTTTCTTGGCTAAGGTAATCCAAGCATTACTTGTGGGGCTAATTCTGGGATCGATATTTTTCAATGCTTATAACAGCAACACCAAGAATTTGGAGCTGCAATCTCAAGTTGGATTCTTTGCTTTCAGTCTCACATTCTTGCTGTCATCCAACACGGAAGCTCTACCGATTTTCTTAGAAGAAAGGCGAATTCTAATGAGGGAAACATCTAGAGGAGCCTACAGAATTTCCACCTACAATATAGCTAACACAATAGTATTCCTTCCTTTCCTTTTCATAGTGTCTCTTCTCTATGCTATACCAGTATACTGGCTAGTTGGATTAAAGTACGAATTCAGTGCATTCGCGTACTATACTCTGGTGTCCTGGATGATATTCGCGATGGGGAATTCATTCGTGGCAGCCTGTTCTGCACTAGTGCCAAATTTCCTCCTTGGAATGTCATTTATCGGTTGCCTAATAGGTGCATTTTTCCTATTCTCAGGGTACTTTATATCGAAAGAGTCAATTCCTATGTTCTGGCTATTTGTGCACTATCTAAGTCTGTTCAAGTATCCGTTCGAATGTTTCTTGATTAATGAGTATGGAGGAGAGAGCGGGAAACTGAAATGCATACAGAAAGTTGATGGAGTGTGTCTAATGTATGGTGAACAGTTATTGACGCGATACGGTCTAGAGGAGTCACAGAAGTGGTCTAACATAGCTATTATGTTAAGTTTCATCTTTTGTTACAGGTTTTTATGTTTTCTGATTCTCTGGTATAGATCTATCAGAAACAAATGTTGA